One part of the Humulus lupulus chromosome 9, drHumLupu1.1, whole genome shotgun sequence genome encodes these proteins:
- the LOC133800789 gene encoding uncharacterized protein LOC133800789, with protein sequence MATKYIDGEGWVSKAAKDNYEKMMEIRDTLQSQSSTSASASSTIPREEDDIILVETIFGRRRGYQPGLGRRIRTRANCEAADVPQPAQPPPTAQDMQEVRERLRAIEEHLARIGGVSGSGSSQQGHGVDPTTPS encoded by the exons ATGGCGACTAAGTACATAGACGGGGAAGGTTGGGTGAGCAAGGCAGCAAAGGATAACTAT GAAAAGATGATGGAGATACGTGACACTCTGCAGTCACAATCATCTACGAGCGCTTCTGCTTCGAGTACTATCCCGAGAGAAGAGGATGACATTATTCTTGTTGAGACGATCTTTGGACGTCGTCGAGGCTATCAGCCGGGCCTTGGTCGTAGGATTCGCACGAGGGCGAATTGTGAAGCGGCTGATGTACCTCAACCAGCCCAACCACCTCCTACCGCACAAGACATGCAAGAGGTGAGGGAGCGACTCCGAGCCATAGAGGAGCACTTGGCTAGGATTGGTGGAGTCTCGGGATCTGGATCTTCTCAGCAAGGTCATGGTGTCGATCCTACAACACCTAgttga